One part of the Chthonomonadales bacterium genome encodes these proteins:
- a CDS encoding RNA-binding protein, protein MAKRIYVGGLPYSATDDELKNLFERHGQVSDVHLVTDKYTGQARGFGFVEMDNDSEAESAINALNGTSMGGRTLTVNEAKPREDRPRGGGGGGYGGGGGGGRRW, encoded by the coding sequence ATGGCAAAGCGCATCTATGTCGGCGGCCTTCCGTACAGCGCCACCGACGACGAACTGAAGAACCTGTTCGAGCGGCACGGTCAGGTAAGCGACGTGCATCTCGTCACCGACAAGTACACGGGCCAGGCCAGGGGCTTCGGCTTCGTCGAGATGGACAACGACTCCGAGGCGGAGTCGGCGATCAACGCTCTCAACGGCACGTCCATGGGCGGCCGCACTCTCACCGTTAACGAGGCCAAGCCGCGCGAGGACCGCCCCCGGGGCGGCGGTGGCGGCGGCTACGGCGGCGGTGGCGGGGGTGGTCGCCGCTGGTAG